A single region of the Roseivivax sp. THAF197b genome encodes:
- a CDS encoding electron transfer flavoprotein-ubiquinone oxidoreductase: MTDTQRETMEYDVVIVGAGPAGLSAAIRLKQLDADCEVVVLEKGSEVGAHILSGAVLDPSGLDALIPDWKEKGAPLNTPVTKDNFYILGEAGSIRVPNWPMPPLMNNHGNYIVSMGNVCRWMAEQAEALGVEIFPGMACSEIVYGDNGEVKGVVAGEFGLNPDGTKGDGYEPGMELHGKYVFLSEGVRGSLSKEVIEKYDLSKGHEPQKFGLGMKEIWEIDPAKHREGTVTHTMGWPLGSNAGGGSFIYHLENNQVYVGFVVHLNYENPHLYPYMEFQRFKHHPMVADLLEGGKRVAYGARAISEGGYQSMPKMVAPGVALLGCSVGMVNVPRIKGNHNAMLSGKAAAEAAYAAIQAGRASDELNDYETGVRTGAIGEDLKKVRNVKPLWSKYGLTTSLVAGGFDMWTNTLGFSLFGTIGHGKTDAEATGKAKDHKKIDYPKPDGKLSFDRLTNVSFAATNHEESQPAHLKLKDPAKPVEIGYKIYGGPSARYCPAGVYEFVEAEGGGDPKFVINFQNCVHCKTCDIKDPAQNIVWTTPQGGDGPNYPNM, encoded by the coding sequence ATGACCGATACCCAGCGCGAGACCATGGAATATGATGTCGTGATCGTGGGCGCGGGCCCGGCCGGGCTGTCCGCCGCGATCCGCCTCAAGCAACTCGATGCCGATTGCGAAGTCGTCGTGCTCGAGAAGGGCTCCGAAGTGGGCGCGCATATCCTGTCGGGCGCGGTGCTTGACCCCTCGGGCCTCGATGCGCTCATTCCGGACTGGAAAGAGAAGGGCGCGCCGCTCAACACGCCGGTGACCAAGGACAATTTCTACATCCTCGGCGAGGCGGGGAGCATCCGCGTGCCGAACTGGCCGATGCCGCCGCTGATGAACAACCACGGCAATTACATCGTCTCGATGGGCAATGTCTGCCGCTGGATGGCCGAACAGGCCGAGGCGCTGGGCGTCGAGATCTTCCCCGGCATGGCCTGCTCCGAGATCGTCTATGGCGACAATGGCGAGGTCAAAGGCGTCGTCGCGGGCGAGTTCGGCCTGAACCCGGACGGTACCAAGGGCGACGGCTACGAGCCCGGCATGGAGCTGCACGGCAAGTATGTCTTCCTGTCCGAAGGCGTGCGCGGGTCGCTGTCCAAGGAAGTGATCGAGAAATACGACCTCTCCAAGGGCCACGAGCCGCAGAAATTCGGCCTCGGCATGAAGGAAATCTGGGAGATCGACCCTGCCAAGCACCGCGAGGGCACGGTCACGCATACGATGGGCTGGCCCCTGGGCTCCAACGCGGGCGGCGGGTCGTTCATCTACCACCTCGAGAACAACCAGGTCTATGTGGGCTTCGTGGTGCACCTGAATTACGAGAACCCGCACCTTTACCCCTACATGGAATTCCAGCGCTTCAAGCATCACCCGATGGTCGCGGACCTGCTCGAAGGCGGCAAGCGCGTGGCCTACGGCGCGCGGGCAATCTCCGAAGGTGGCTACCAGTCGATGCCGAAGATGGTGGCCCCCGGCGTGGCGCTTCTTGGCTGCTCGGTCGGCATGGTCAACGTGCCGCGCATCAAGGGCAACCACAACGCGATGCTGTCGGGCAAGGCTGCCGCCGAGGCCGCCTATGCCGCGATCCAGGCGGGTCGGGCCTCCGACGAGTTGAACGATTACGAGACCGGAGTGCGCACGGGCGCCATTGGCGAGGACCTCAAGAAGGTGCGCAACGTCAAGCCGCTCTGGTCCAAGTATGGATTGACCACCAGCCTTGTGGCGGGCGGCTTTGATATGTGGACCAATACGCTGGGCTTCTCGCTCTTCGGCACGATTGGCCACGGCAAGACCGATGCGGAGGCCACGGGCAAGGCCAAGGATCACAAGAAGATCGACTACCCCAAGCCCGACGGCAAGCTCAGCTTCGACCGGCTCACCAACGTCTCCTTCGCGGCCACGAACCACGAGGAAAGCCAGCCTGCGCATCTCAAGCTGAAGGATCCCGCGAAACCCGTGGAGATCGGCTACAAGATCTATGGCGGACCCAGCGCGCGCTACTGCCCGGCGGGCGTCTACGAATTCGTGGAGGCGGAAGGTGGCGGCGATCCCAAGTTCGTCATCAACTTCCAGAACTGCGTGCATTGCAAGACATGCGACATCAAGGATCCCGCGCAGAACATCGTCTGGACCACGCCGCAGGGCGGAGACGGGCCGAATTATCCCAATATGTAA
- a CDS encoding formate dehydrogenase accessory sulfurtransferase FdhD, whose translation MQLSEPTDDDVPYLIAPDLAQTGLTRAVTGTDQTGAEVTIPVVEERPLTIYLNGQEIVTAMTIGDYPEYLAVGFLRNQGMLSDGEDVTGIDFDEELETVVVRTASATTFEEKMKKKTRTSGCAVGTVFGDMMEGLEGLSLPQTEVRTSWLYALARRINTTPSLYLEAGAIHGTVLCQGDRPLVYMEDVGRHNAVDKIAGWMFINGVSPDDKILYTTGRLTSEMVIKTALMGIPVLASRSGFTAWGVEIARQVGLTCIGRMRGQRFTCLSGADRLIRDVDPSSVPEEARKSRRKGAA comes from the coding sequence GTGCAATTGTCCGAGCCGACCGACGACGACGTCCCCTATCTCATTGCCCCCGACCTTGCGCAGACGGGCCTGACCCGTGCGGTCACCGGCACCGACCAGACCGGGGCGGAGGTGACCATCCCGGTGGTCGAGGAGCGGCCTTTGACGATCTACCTCAACGGGCAGGAAATCGTCACGGCGATGACGATCGGGGATTACCCCGAATACCTGGCGGTCGGGTTCCTGCGCAATCAGGGCATGCTGTCGGACGGTGAGGATGTCACCGGCATCGACTTCGACGAGGAGTTGGAGACAGTGGTGGTGCGCACCGCCTCGGCCACCACCTTCGAGGAGAAGATGAAGAAGAAGACGCGCACATCAGGCTGCGCGGTGGGCACCGTCTTCGGCGACATGATGGAAGGGCTCGAAGGTCTGAGCCTGCCGCAGACCGAGGTGCGGACCTCGTGGCTTTATGCGCTCGCGCGGCGGATCAACACGACACCGTCGCTGTATCTCGAGGCCGGGGCGATCCATGGCACGGTGCTGTGTCAGGGCGACCGCCCGCTCGTCTACATGGAGGATGTCGGGCGGCATAACGCGGTCGACAAGATCGCGGGCTGGATGTTCATCAATGGCGTCAGCCCGGACGACAAGATCCTCTACACGACCGGGCGGCTGACCTCCGAGATGGTGATCAAGACCGCACTGATGGGGATCCCGGTGCTGGCCTCGCGCTCGGGCTTCACCGCCTGGGGTGTGGAGATCGCGCGCCAGGTCGGGCTGACCTGCATCGGGCGGATGCGCGGGCAGCGCTTCACCTGTCTGTCGGGGGCGGACCGCCTGATCCGCGATGTCGATCCTTCCAGCGTGCCCGAAGAGGCCCGCAAGAGCCGTCGCAAGGGGGCCGCGTGA
- a CDS encoding aa3-type cytochrome c oxidase subunit IV: MAEHKHGEMDTTEQEKTFEGFVNFTIKTVIVILVAVVLLAIFNG, from the coding sequence ATGGCTGAGCACAAGCACGGCGAAATGGACACCACCGAGCAGGAAAAGACCTTCGAGGGCTTCGTCAACTTCACGATCAAGACGGTGATCGTGATCCTCGTGGCGGTGGTGCTGCTTGCGATCTTCAACGGTTGA
- a CDS encoding AzlC family ABC transporter permease, which produces MADRPAKSSYRRGVEDGLPFLLVIVPFALLFGVLATEAGLSVFEALSFSVVVIAGAAQFTALQLMQDQAPTIIVILSALAINLRMAMYSASITPYLGGLPLWKRAIAAYFLVDQTYACAVLEYEKQPHMPLRERFAYFMGVMTPICPFWYLATIAGALLGESISTGYGLDFALPIAFLAMIGPMLRTPAHLAAAFVAVVASLLAAGLPFNLGLMVGGIAGMIAGAETERRLGLGPAT; this is translated from the coding sequence ATGGCGGACAGACCGGCAAAGTCAAGCTATCGGCGGGGTGTCGAGGACGGGCTGCCGTTCCTTCTGGTCATCGTGCCCTTCGCACTCCTCTTCGGCGTTCTGGCCACGGAAGCCGGGCTTTCGGTCTTCGAGGCGCTGTCCTTCTCGGTTGTGGTGATCGCAGGCGCCGCGCAATTCACGGCCTTGCAGCTCATGCAGGACCAGGCGCCTACCATCATCGTGATCCTGTCGGCGCTGGCGATCAACCTGCGCATGGCGATGTATTCGGCCTCGATCACGCCGTATCTCGGCGGGCTGCCGCTGTGGAAGCGGGCCATCGCGGCCTATTTCCTCGTCGATCAGACCTATGCCTGCGCCGTCCTCGAATACGAAAAGCAGCCCCATATGCCCCTGCGGGAGCGCTTTGCCTATTTCATGGGGGTAATGACGCCCATCTGTCCGTTCTGGTACCTGGCCACGATTGCGGGCGCGCTGCTGGGTGAAAGCATTTCGACGGGATACGGCCTCGATTTCGCGCTGCCGATTGCCTTTCTGGCCATGATCGGGCCGATGCTGCGCACGCCCGCGCATCTCGCGGCGGCCTTCGTGGCGGTGGTGGCGTCGCTGCTGGCCGCAGGCCTGCCCTTCAATCTGGGTCTCATGGTGGGCGGCATCGCGGGCATGATCGCCGGGGCCGAGACCGAACGTCGTCTTGGATTGGGGCCCGCGACATGA
- a CDS encoding AzlD domain-containing protein, with translation MIDTGTLWIVILALGAGSFALRFVFLGLVGDRPLPGWLMRHLRYTAVAILPALIAPLVVWPRATEGELDPVRFVAAIATLAVAYFTKNVLAAMITGAAILVVGLGLLG, from the coding sequence ATGATCGACACCGGAACGCTCTGGATCGTGATCCTCGCATTGGGCGCGGGCAGCTTCGCGCTGCGCTTCGTCTTTCTGGGACTTGTGGGCGACCGCCCGCTGCCGGGCTGGCTGATGCGGCATCTGCGCTACACCGCCGTGGCGATCCTGCCCGCCCTGATCGCACCGCTCGTGGTCTGGCCGCGCGCAACCGAGGGCGAACTCGATCCGGTGCGGTTTGTCGCCGCGATCGCGACGCTGGCGGTGGCCTATTTCACCAAGAACGTGCTGGCGGCCATGATTACCGGTGCGGCGATCCTAGTGGTGGGCCTCGGGCTGCTGGGATAG
- a CDS encoding tetratricopeptide repeat protein — MSGSASRWMKAALAAMVLSAPGVAGAQGVSGDYLAARSAAMAGDFAAAAEYFDRTILFDKDRVEFLERAALAHMSLGNIERAAILGERILVQGESSQIAQMAMVAQSAQNENYSAILAAIADDKGPGPLTDGLVRAWSLMGQGDMTSAINAFDAVGEMQGMQPFAIYHKALALASVGDFEGAEALMGSDMGGGVQFTRRAITARVQVLSQLDRNDEALALIDQSFNAEFDPALSAMVDALEAGEALPFTHVRGAKDGIAETFFTIGSALTSDASDDFTLLYARIAAYLNPAHTDATLMAAELLRALGQHDLAGQAYNGVARDDPAFHAAEIGRAEALRATDKVDAAVEVLESLAETHGDLPVVQSTLADFMRRLDRYDDAIAAYTRALDLYGEPATEQWFLYYARGISYERSDRFEQAEADFRAALELNPEQPQVLNYLGYSLVEEQIKLDEALDMIERAVAARPDAGYIVDSLGWVYYRLGRYDEAVGQLERAAELMPIDPVVNDHLGDAYWAVGRELEAEFMWKRALSFVDYENVSEDADPERIRRKLEIGLDAVLAEEGAPPLSVASDAGD, encoded by the coding sequence ATGTCGGGCTCCGCAAGCAGATGGATGAAGGCGGCACTGGCCGCGATGGTGCTGTCGGCGCCGGGTGTCGCGGGGGCGCAGGGTGTCTCCGGTGACTACCTCGCCGCGCGTTCGGCCGCGATGGCGGGCGATTTCGCGGCGGCGGCGGAGTATTTCGACCGTACGATCCTCTTCGACAAGGACCGCGTCGAGTTCCTCGAACGGGCGGCGCTTGCGCATATGTCGCTGGGCAACATCGAACGCGCCGCCATCCTGGGCGAGCGGATCCTGGTGCAGGGCGAAAGCAGCCAGATCGCGCAGATGGCCATGGTCGCCCAATCCGCCCAGAACGAGAATTACTCCGCGATCCTCGCGGCCATCGCCGATGACAAGGGCCCCGGCCCTCTGACTGACGGTCTGGTGCGGGCCTGGTCGCTCATGGGCCAGGGCGACATGACCTCCGCGATCAATGCCTTTGACGCCGTGGGCGAGATGCAGGGCATGCAGCCCTTCGCCATCTATCACAAGGCGTTGGCCTTGGCCTCGGTCGGGGATTTCGAAGGGGCAGAGGCGCTGATGGGCAGCGATATGGGGGGGGGTGTGCAATTCACCCGCCGCGCGATCACGGCCCGCGTCCAGGTGTTGAGCCAGCTTGACCGAAACGACGAGGCGCTGGCGCTCATCGACCAGTCCTTCAACGCGGAATTCGACCCGGCGCTCTCCGCCATGGTCGACGCGCTCGAAGCCGGAGAGGCGCTGCCCTTCACCCATGTGCGCGGCGCCAAGGACGGCATCGCCGAGACGTTCTTCACCATCGGCTCCGCGCTGACCAGCGATGCGAGCGATGATTTCACCCTGCTTTATGCGCGCATCGCGGCCTATCTGAACCCCGCCCACACGGATGCGACGCTGATGGCGGCAGAGCTTCTGCGCGCGCTCGGTCAGCATGATCTTGCCGGGCAGGCCTATAACGGTGTCGCACGCGACGATCCGGCCTTCCATGCCGCCGAGATCGGCCGCGCCGAGGCCCTGCGCGCCACCGACAAGGTCGATGCGGCGGTCGAGGTTCTGGAAAGCCTGGCCGAGACCCATGGCGATCTGCCGGTCGTGCAGTCGACGCTGGCGGATTTCATGCGCCGCCTTGACCGCTACGACGATGCGATTGCCGCCTACACTAGGGCGCTCGACCTTTATGGCGAACCCGCGACGGAACAATGGTTCCTCTATTACGCGCGCGGCATTTCCTACGAACGCTCCGACCGGTTCGAGCAGGCGGAGGCGGATTTCCGCGCCGCACTTGAGCTCAACCCCGAACAGCCGCAGGTGCTGAACTATCTCGGCTATTCGCTGGTCGAGGAGCAGATCAAGCTCGACGAGGCGCTCGACATGATCGAACGTGCCGTCGCGGCCCGGCCCGATGCGGGCTATATCGTCGACAGCCTGGGCTGGGTCTATTACCGGCTCGGGCGCTACGACGAGGCTGTGGGCCAACTTGAACGCGCAGCGGAACTGATGCCCATCGACCCCGTGGTCAACGACCATCTGGGCGATGCCTATTGGGCCGTGGGCCGGGAGCTTGAAGCGGAATTCATGTGGAAACGGGCTCTGTCCTTCGTGGATTATGAAAACGTCTCCGAGGATGCCGACCCCGAGCGTATCCGCCGCAAGCTGGAAATCGGTCTCGACGCCGTGCTCGCCGAAGAGGGTGCGCCGCCCCTGAGCGTCGCATCTGATGCCGGTGATTGA
- the glp gene encoding gephyrin-like molybdotransferase Glp, with translation MTGFDRIVVVDWSARSKPSPAKPARDAIWIAEARGGGVACHYLRTRAEAEAWLSDCFEAALQAGERVLAGFDFPFGYPRGFARAVTGGDDPLALWAALADRIEDKADNANNRFAVARDLNGLFPGVGPFWGCPEAEATPDLPARGTERHGHGLPERRRAEAQIPRAQPCWKLYTTGSVGSQALLGLPVLHRLRQRFGTDLSVAPFEAPDTPIVLAELFPSLIAKTVAAEAEPEEINDRAQVRILARALSRLPAETLRDWLCEGDAEEGWILGLGHEDVLARAATPLRPPALSNDCFALPPGVDWTPVDAALALLEDRLHPVTGETEVALGAAEGRVLARDVIARRSNPPHPNTAVDGYGFAAASLPPGDADLPLVEGRAAAGAPFDGVVPPGHALRVLTGAALPEGVDTVVLDEDCTTAGGRVAFRAGTRPGANTRKAGEDAKEGEVVLRAGQSLRAPDLALAAAVGQGRLPVRTRLRVAVLSTGDEICEPGGVPGPGGIFDANRPMLLSLAARWGHAPVDLGRVPDDRATLRATMDRAAEEADVILTSGGASAGDEDHVSALLREAEALQEWRIALKPGRPLALGLWKGAPAFGLPGNPVAAFVCTLIFARPALSLLAGAGWHMPEGFMVPAAFSKRKKPGRREYLRARMRDGRAEVFASEGSGRVSSLSWAEGLVELPDGAAEIAPGDPVRFMPYGSFGL, from the coding sequence TTGACGGGATTTGATCGCATTGTCGTCGTCGACTGGTCGGCACGGTCCAAGCCGTCGCCTGCCAAACCCGCGCGCGATGCGATCTGGATTGCCGAGGCGCGGGGCGGTGGGGTGGCCTGCCATTACCTGCGCACCCGGGCCGAGGCCGAAGCGTGGCTGTCGGACTGTTTCGAGGCCGCGCTTCAGGCGGGCGAGCGGGTGCTTGCCGGGTTCGACTTCCCGTTCGGCTATCCCCGCGGCTTTGCGCGCGCGGTGACGGGCGGGGATGATCCCCTCGCATTATGGGCGGCCTTGGCGGACCGTATCGAGGATAAGGCGGACAACGCCAATAACCGCTTTGCCGTGGCCCGCGATCTGAACGGGCTGTTTCCCGGCGTCGGGCCGTTTTGGGGATGCCCCGAGGCGGAAGCGACGCCGGATTTGCCCGCACGCGGCACGGAGCGGCATGGCCACGGCCTGCCCGAGAGACGCCGAGCGGAGGCGCAGATCCCTCGCGCGCAGCCCTGCTGGAAGCTCTACACAACGGGTTCTGTCGGTTCGCAGGCGCTCTTGGGTCTGCCGGTGCTGCATCGCCTGCGACAAAGGTTCGGGACCGATCTGTCCGTTGCCCCTTTCGAGGCGCCGGATACCCCCATCGTGCTGGCAGAACTGTTCCCGTCGCTGATCGCAAAGACCGTCGCCGCCGAGGCCGAACCGGAGGAGATCAACGACCGCGCGCAGGTCCGGATTCTGGCGCGCGCGTTGTCACGTCTGCCCGCCGAGACGCTGCGCGATTGGCTCTGCGAAGGCGATGCGGAGGAGGGATGGATCCTGGGGCTTGGCCATGAAGACGTGCTGGCCCGTGCCGCGACGCCGCTGCGTCCGCCCGCCTTGTCGAACGATTGCTTCGCCCTGCCGCCGGGCGTCGACTGGACACCGGTGGATGCGGCGCTGGCCTTGCTGGAGGATCGCCTGCACCCGGTGACCGGTGAGACCGAGGTCGCACTTGGCGCGGCGGAGGGGCGCGTGCTGGCGCGGGACGTCATCGCCCGGCGGTCGAACCCACCACATCCCAATACCGCGGTTGATGGTTACGGCTTCGCCGCCGCCAGCCTGCCGCCCGGTGATGCGGACCTGCCGCTAGTCGAGGGGCGCGCCGCCGCAGGCGCGCCTTTTGACGGTGTCGTGCCGCCCGGGCATGCCCTGCGCGTTCTGACCGGTGCAGCGCTGCCCGAAGGGGTCGACACGGTCGTCCTCGATGAGGATTGCACGACGGCGGGGGGCCGCGTCGCCTTTCGCGCGGGCACGCGGCCGGGAGCCAACACGCGCAAGGCGGGCGAGGATGCCAAGGAAGGCGAGGTGGTCCTGCGCGCCGGTCAATCTCTGCGCGCGCCCGATCTGGCGCTGGCCGCCGCCGTCGGGCAGGGGCGTCTGCCCGTCCGCACGCGCCTGCGCGTTGCGGTCCTGTCCACCGGCGACGAGATTTGCGAGCCGGGCGGTGTGCCGGGGCCGGGCGGGATCTTCGATGCCAACCGCCCCATGCTTCTGAGCCTCGCCGCGCGCTGGGGGCATGCGCCCGTGGATCTGGGCCGTGTACCCGATGACCGCGCGACCTTGCGGGCCACGATGGATCGCGCGGCAGAGGAGGCGGATGTGATCCTGACATCGGGCGGTGCGTCAGCCGGGGACGAAGACCATGTCTCGGCGCTTCTGCGCGAGGCGGAGGCTTTGCAGGAATGGCGTATCGCGTTGAAACCGGGTCGACCCCTGGCGCTGGGCCTCTGGAAGGGAGCGCCCGCCTTCGGTCTGCCGGGCAATCCTGTCGCGGCGTTTGTCTGCACGCTGATCTTCGCCCGTCCGGCCCTGTCGCTTCTAGCAGGCGCAGGCTGGCACATGCCCGAGGGCTTCATGGTTCCCGCCGCCTTTTCCAAGCGCAAGAAACCGGGACGGCGGGAATATCTGCGCGCCCGGATGCGCGATGGCCGGGCGGAGGTCTTCGCCTCGGAAGGATCGGGCCGGGTGTCGAGCCTGTCCTGGGCGGAAGGGCTGGTGGAGCTGCCCGACGGTGCGGCGGAGATTGCGCCAGGCGATCCCGTGCGCTTCATGCCTTACGGCAGTTTCGGACTTTAG
- a CDS encoding ferric reductase-like transmembrane domain-containing protein produces MRNLRAIGIWGALALAMGVPIAVAAFSPLLEWRGPVYIAAGFAGILGMALILAQPLLAGGYLPGLRMGQARHLHRYVGAALVVAVVVHVVGLWVYSPPDVIDALTFTSPTPFSPFGVIAMWAVFGAALLAALRQRIAPRLWRLGHTGCVVLVALGTVLHAQLIQGTMGIYSKAALSLMILAALAKTLSDLRVWRLLRRRRRV; encoded by the coding sequence ATGCGCAATCTGCGCGCGATAGGGATCTGGGGGGCGCTTGCCCTTGCCATGGGCGTGCCCATCGCCGTGGCGGCCTTCAGCCCGCTTCTGGAATGGCGCGGCCCGGTCTATATCGCCGCGGGTTTCGCGGGCATTCTCGGCATGGCCTTGATCCTGGCACAGCCGCTTCTTGCCGGGGGATATTTGCCGGGGCTGCGCATGGGACAGGCGCGCCATCTGCACCGTTACGTAGGCGCGGCACTGGTCGTGGCGGTGGTGGTGCATGTGGTGGGGCTTTGGGTCTACAGCCCGCCCGATGTGATCGACGCGCTGACCTTCACATCCCCTACACCCTTCTCGCCCTTCGGTGTCATCGCGATGTGGGCGGTGTTCGGGGCGGCGCTGCTCGCCGCGCTGCGACAGCGGATCGCGCCGCGCCTCTGGCGTCTGGGCCATACGGGCTGCGTCGTTCTGGTTGCGCTTGGGACCGTGCTGCATGCGCAATTGATCCAGGGCACGATGGGGATCTATTCCAAAGCGGCGCTCTCGCTGATGATCCTTGCTGCGCTGGCCAAGACGCTGAGCGATCTGCGTGTCTGGCGGTTGTTGCGGCGTCGCCGCAGGGTCTGA
- the greA gene encoding transcription elongation factor GreA, with protein MEKILMTRAGNDALQAELKKLKSVERPAVIQAIAEARELGDLKENAEYHSAREKQGFIEGRIKELEGVLGLAEVIDPKTLSGAVKFGATVKLVDEDTEEEKTWQIVGEHEANIEKGLLNVKSPIARALIGKEEGDSVEVRTPGGEKSYEILSIDFV; from the coding sequence ATGGAAAAGATTTTGATGACCCGCGCGGGCAACGACGCGCTTCAGGCCGAGTTGAAAAAGCTCAAATCCGTCGAGCGGCCCGCCGTGATCCAGGCCATCGCCGAGGCGCGAGAGCTTGGCGACCTCAAGGAAAACGCCGAATATCATTCGGCGCGCGAGAAGCAGGGCTTTATCGAAGGCCGCATCAAGGAGTTGGAAGGCGTGCTCGGCCTTGCCGAGGTGATCGACCCCAAGACCCTGTCTGGCGCGGTCAAGTTCGGCGCAACCGTGAAGCTCGTGGACGAGGACACCGAAGAGGAAAAGACCTGGCAGATCGTGGGCGAACACGAGGCCAATATCGAAAAGGGTCTTCTGAACGTGAAATCGCCCATTGCGCGCGCCCTCATCGGCAAGGAAGAAGGCGACAGCGTCGAAGTCCGCACGCCGGGCGGCGAGAAGAGCTACGAGATTTTGTCGATCGACTTCGTCTGA
- a CDS encoding twin-arginine translocation pathway signal, translated as MPNSATTRRALLSAAGAVLVTGTSGLLVPARAQGLAPTPSMRGGSNNYRPGAPIVERIGGGGFLMSGTVRRAGDGAPLAGQRIQIWAHTTEGHERDPQSHGATLTDADGVFRMEMPQIVPAFGQPHGHLAFDGPGFETVFLRPVMASAGDTSLTADFVLQPV; from the coding sequence ATGCCAAATTCCGCCACAACGCGCCGCGCGCTTCTCAGCGCTGCCGGTGCCGTGCTTGTCACCGGGACGAGCGGCCTTCTCGTGCCCGCCCGCGCGCAAGGCCTTGCCCCCACGCCCTCGATGCGGGGCGGGTCGAACAATTACCGTCCCGGCGCCCCCATCGTGGAGCGGATCGGCGGTGGCGGCTTCCTCATGTCCGGAACCGTGCGCCGTGCGGGCGATGGCGCGCCCCTTGCCGGGCAACGCATCCAGATCTGGGCGCATACAACCGAAGGGCATGAACGCGATCCGCAAAGCCATGGGGCCACCCTGACGGATGCCGATGGCGTGTTCCGCATGGAGATGCCGCAGATCGTTCCCGCCTTCGGTCAGCCGCACGGGCATCTGGCCTTCGACGGGCCGGGCTTTGAGACGGTCTTCCTGCGTCCGGTCATGGCGAGCGCGGGCGATACCAGCCTCACCGCGGATTTCGTCCTGCAGCCCGTCTGA
- the mobA gene encoding molybdenum cofactor guanylyltransferase MobA, with the protein MTKPLGVILAGGRATRMGGGDKGLLPLGEGRLIDHVLERLGGQVSGIALNANGDPARFSDLGLPVIPDTLPDYPGPLAGVLAGLDWAAEAGTETIVTVAADTPFFPRDLVATLDAAAAGMTHPLVLAATKGDAETKSKSRSGLIRHPTFGLWPVALREDLRAALTDGLKKVVLWTERHDGREAIFPTDGIDPFFNVNTPEDLARAEALLS; encoded by the coding sequence ATGACCAAGCCCCTCGGTGTGATCCTCGCGGGTGGCCGCGCGACACGGATGGGCGGCGGCGACAAGGGCCTCCTGCCGCTGGGCGAGGGGCGTCTGATCGATCACGTGCTGGAGCGGCTGGGCGGGCAGGTCTCCGGTATCGCACTCAACGCCAATGGCGATCCTGCGCGGTTCTCGGATCTTGGGCTGCCGGTCATCCCCGACACGTTGCCGGACTATCCCGGACCGCTGGCGGGCGTTCTGGCCGGGCTCGACTGGGCTGCCGAGGCGGGCACGGAGACCATCGTGACCGTGGCCGCCGACACGCCGTTCTTTCCGCGCGATCTGGTGGCAACACTCGACGCTGCGGCCGCAGGCATGACCCATCCGCTTGTCCTCGCCGCGACGAAAGGGGATGCGGAGACGAAGAGCAAATCGCGATCGGGCCTTATTCGTCATCCGACCTTCGGGCTCTGGCCCGTGGCGCTGCGCGAGGATCTGCGGGCGGCGCTGACAGACGGGCTGAAGAAGGTCGTGCTCTGGACCGAACGCCATGACGGACGCGAGGCGATCTTTCCGACGGACGGGATCGATCCATTCTTCAACGTGAACACGCCGGAGGATCTGGCGCGGGCGGAGGCGCTTTTGTCATGA
- the mobB gene encoding molybdopterin-guanine dinucleotide biosynthesis protein B, with amino-acid sequence MRLYGVTGWKNSGKTGLVERLVSEFTARGLAVSTVKHAHHSFDVDHPGRDSYRHRDAGAQEVLLSSRNRIALMTELRGAEEPTLEALLERLAPVDLVLVEGYKRDRHPKIEAHRAETGQPLIAPGDETIRAVASDSAGALPEGLDRPVFDLDDTAAIADFILGEVGL; translated from the coding sequence ATGAGGCTATACGGTGTGACCGGCTGGAAAAACTCCGGCAAGACGGGGCTCGTGGAACGGCTGGTTTCCGAGTTCACCGCGCGGGGGCTTGCCGTCTCGACGGTGAAACACGCCCATCACAGTTTCGATGTCGATCATCCGGGGCGGGACAGCTATCGCCATCGCGATGCCGGCGCGCAGGAGGTTCTGCTGTCCTCGCGCAACCGCATCGCCCTGATGACGGAGTTGCGCGGGGCCGAGGAGCCGACGCTCGAGGCGCTGCTGGAACGGCTGGCTCCGGTCGATCTGGTGCTGGTTGAAGGATACAAGCGCGACCGTCATCCCAAGATCGAAGCGCACAGGGCCGAGACCGGTCAGCCCCTGATCGCGCCGGGCGACGAGACGATCCGCGCCGTCGCCTCGGACAGCGCGGGCGCGCTGCCGGAAGGATTGGATCGTCCGGTCTTCGATCTGGACGACACCGCCGCCATTGCCGATTTCATCCTCGGAGAGGTCGGGCTTTGA